The following proteins come from a genomic window of Drosophila sulfurigaster albostrigata strain 15112-1811.04 chromosome X, ASM2355843v2, whole genome shotgun sequence:
- the LOC133849472 gene encoding FAD synthase isoform X1, whose amino-acid sequence MIFRQQIRIQPRATTMNKCCIQTTTQQQATITQSFNIVNMLPHTNNTNNNNNNNNCKAHCNGSNKKCNTQYVTVSPEDRKHIEQRVQTAYEFFEKTLQIYRVDELIFCFNGGKDCTVLLDVLMRYCRTQNIASQHIPMLYIESDDSFPEIDEFVARCVELYDVKLIKYKDSLKQALTHMTEDMPLIKAVFVGSRNTDPHCEQLQPMQKTDSDWPDMMRLNPLLEWTYHDIWHYIHLHGVPYCSLYAQGYTSIGYKSNTLPNPHLKRCSDPNAVPATSCYRPAWELADPTQERAGRLSRK is encoded by the exons atgatattCAGACAACAAATTAGAATACAACCGCGAGCAACAACGATGAACAAGTGCTGCATACAAACAACGACTCAGCAGCAGGCCACGATTACACAGTCATTCAACATTGTTAACATGCTGCCCCACAccaacaacacgaacaacaacaacaataacaataattgtaAAGCACAttgcaatggcagcaacaaaaaatgcaatacaCAGTATGTAACAGTGTCGCCAGAAGATCGGAAACACATCGAACAACGTGTGCAAACCGCTTACGAATTCTTTGAGAAAACATTGCAAATATATCGCGTGGATGAATTGATATTCTGCTTTAATGGCGGCAAGGATTGCACCGTCTTATTAGATGTTCTAATGCGCTATTGTCGCACCCAAAACATTGCCAGCCAACATATTCCCATGCTCTACATTGAATCGGACGATTCGTTTCCCGAAATCGATGAATTCGTCGCCCGCTGTGTTGAGTTGTATGACGTCAAACTGATCAAGTACAAGGATTCGCTGAAGCAGGCGCTCACACACATGACCGAGGATATGCCGCTGATTAAAGCTGTATTTGTGGGCAGCCGCAACACGGATCCGCATTGTGAGCAACTTCAGCCTATGCAG AAAACAGATAGCGATTGGCCGGACATGATGCGACTAAATCCACTGCTCGAATGGACCTATCACGATATTTGGCACTATATACACCTACATGGGGTCCCCTATTGTTCGCTCTATGCCCAAGGCTACACATCCATTGGCTACAAATCGAACACATTGCCCAATCCGCATTTGAAGCGCTGCTCAGACCCAAATGCTGTGCCAGCGACGTCTTGCTATCGTCCCGCATGGGAGTTGGCTGATCCCACACAGGAACGCGCTGGTCGCCTGTCCAGAAAATGA
- the LOC133849472 gene encoding FAD synthase isoform X2: MNKCCIQTTTQQQATITQSFNIVNMLPHTNNTNNNNNNNNCKAHCNGSNKKCNTQYVTVSPEDRKHIEQRVQTAYEFFEKTLQIYRVDELIFCFNGGKDCTVLLDVLMRYCRTQNIASQHIPMLYIESDDSFPEIDEFVARCVELYDVKLIKYKDSLKQALTHMTEDMPLIKAVFVGSRNTDPHCEQLQPMQKTDSDWPDMMRLNPLLEWTYHDIWHYIHLHGVPYCSLYAQGYTSIGYKSNTLPNPHLKRCSDPNAVPATSCYRPAWELADPTQERAGRLSRK, from the exons ATGAACAAGTGCTGCATACAAACAACGACTCAGCAGCAGGCCACGATTACACAGTCATTCAACATTGTTAACATGCTGCCCCACAccaacaacacgaacaacaacaacaataacaataattgtaAAGCACAttgcaatggcagcaacaaaaaatgcaatacaCAGTATGTAACAGTGTCGCCAGAAGATCGGAAACACATCGAACAACGTGTGCAAACCGCTTACGAATTCTTTGAGAAAACATTGCAAATATATCGCGTGGATGAATTGATATTCTGCTTTAATGGCGGCAAGGATTGCACCGTCTTATTAGATGTTCTAATGCGCTATTGTCGCACCCAAAACATTGCCAGCCAACATATTCCCATGCTCTACATTGAATCGGACGATTCGTTTCCCGAAATCGATGAATTCGTCGCCCGCTGTGTTGAGTTGTATGACGTCAAACTGATCAAGTACAAGGATTCGCTGAAGCAGGCGCTCACACACATGACCGAGGATATGCCGCTGATTAAAGCTGTATTTGTGGGCAGCCGCAACACGGATCCGCATTGTGAGCAACTTCAGCCTATGCAG AAAACAGATAGCGATTGGCCGGACATGATGCGACTAAATCCACTGCTCGAATGGACCTATCACGATATTTGGCACTATATACACCTACATGGGGTCCCCTATTGTTCGCTCTATGCCCAAGGCTACACATCCATTGGCTACAAATCGAACACATTGCCCAATCCGCATTTGAAGCGCTGCTCAGACCCAAATGCTGTGCCAGCGACGTCTTGCTATCGTCCCGCATGGGAGTTGGCTGATCCCACACAGGAACGCGCTGGTCGCCTGTCCAGAAAATGA